A genomic window from Alphaproteobacteria bacterium includes:
- a CDS encoding transporter substrate-binding domain-containing protein, protein MKAPGTIVLAALVAAVAGWAAASFTQQPGESAAAAQSATPVYDRVMAAGKIRCGYAHWEPSNIVAPDGSGQSGTGYDLMEEIGRRLSLQIEWAQEVGWGTAVEDVASGKYDAVCTLMWPNSGRARRVDFSAPVNYSKISVFVRADDNRFSENLGMLNDPAYTVSYVDGTTPQVIVRSHFPQAKVVSFPELTATSENAVAVAAGKADFMVWDLYNGSMFIKNNPGSIKPLSKAVLYFANAFLLPADPRFNAMIDHAIREIVADGTFDRILDKYGVREYFSPLAKPYND, encoded by the coding sequence ATGAAAGCGCCCGGAACAATCGTTCTTGCCGCCCTGGTCGCTGCCGTCGCGGGCTGGGCCGCCGCGTCTTTCACGCAGCAGCCGGGCGAAAGCGCCGCCGCAGCGCAATCCGCCACACCGGTCTATGACAGGGTGATGGCGGCGGGGAAAATCCGCTGCGGCTATGCGCATTGGGAACCTTCCAATATCGTCGCGCCCGACGGATCGGGCCAAAGCGGCACGGGCTACGACCTGATGGAGGAAATCGGGCGGCGCCTGTCGCTGCAGATCGAATGGGCGCAGGAAGTCGGCTGGGGCACGGCGGTCGAGGATGTCGCGAGCGGCAAGTATGACGCCGTTTGCACGCTGATGTGGCCCAATTCGGGCCGCGCGCGGCGGGTCGATTTCAGCGCGCCGGTCAACTACAGCAAGATCAGCGTTTTCGTGCGTGCAGACGATAACCGCTTCAGCGAAAATCTTGGCATGCTCAACGACCCGGCCTACACGGTTAGCTATGTCGATGGCACCACGCCGCAGGTGATCGTGCGTTCGCACTTCCCGCAAGCCAAGGTCGTTTCCTTCCCCGAACTGACCGCGACATCGGAAAATGCGGTCGCGGTCGCGGCAGGCAAGGCCGATTTCATGGTCTGGGATCTTTACAACGGCTCCATGTTCATCAAAAACAATCCGGGCAGTATCAAGCCGCTGTCCAAAGCCGTGTTGTATTTCGCGAACGCCTTCCTGCTGCCGGCCGATCCGCGCTTCAACGCCATGATCGACCACGCGATCCGCGAAATCGTGGCCGACGGCACCTTCGATCGCATCCTCGATAAATACGGTGTGCGCGAATATTTCAGCCCGCTCGCAAAGCCCTATAACGACTAG
- a CDS encoding phosphoglucosamine mutase has protein sequence MTRKYFGTDGIRGKANEPPMTAEIALRVAQAAGAVFQRGEHRHRVVIGKDTRLSGYLLEPALTAGFISMGMDVILLGPLPTPAVAMLTGSLRADLGVMISASHNPFEDNGIKLFGPDGYKLSDELESRIEALIESPAAPVPSDQLGRASRLDDAIGRYVEWVKGTFPPGLRLDGMKIVVDCANGAAYKVAPAVLWELGAEVVPIAIWPNGRNINSNCGATAPEMMQEAVIAHEADIGIALDGDADRLIVADERGKRVDGDQLMALIAQSWAKVGRLKGNAVVATVMSNLGLERFLKQQQIALHRTAVGDRYVTEHMRASGCNLGGEQSGHMILSDYCTTGDALIAALQVLAVIRQGGRKASETLNLFKPLPQILHNVAAPPEVLEMPAVKRAIEAAEVKLNGNGRILIRRSGTEPVVRVMAEGDDEKLVRALVDELSAVIEKAA, from the coding sequence ATGACCCGCAAATATTTCGGCACAGACGGCATCCGCGGCAAGGCGAACGAACCGCCGATGACGGCTGAAATCGCGCTGCGCGTGGCGCAGGCGGCGGGCGCCGTGTTCCAGCGCGGCGAACACCGCCATCGCGTCGTGATCGGCAAGGATACGAGGCTTTCCGGCTATCTGCTCGAACCCGCGCTTACGGCCGGGTTCATCAGCATGGGGATGGATGTCATTTTGCTCGGTCCGCTGCCAACGCCCGCCGTCGCCATGCTCACGGGCAGCCTGCGCGCCGATCTCGGCGTTATGATATCCGCCTCCCACAATCCGTTTGAAGATAACGGCATCAAGCTGTTCGGGCCCGACGGCTATAAACTTTCCGACGAACTCGAAAGCCGGATCGAGGCCCTGATCGAAAGCCCGGCCGCCCCGGTGCCATCAGACCAGCTGGGCCGCGCTAGCAGGCTCGATGACGCGATCGGCCGCTATGTGGAATGGGTCAAGGGCACCTTCCCGCCCGGGCTGCGGCTTGACGGCATGAAGATCGTGGTCGATTGCGCCAACGGCGCCGCCTATAAGGTCGCGCCCGCCGTGCTGTGGGAGCTGGGGGCCGAAGTGGTGCCGATTGCGATCTGGCCCAACGGCCGCAACATCAACAGCAATTGCGGTGCCACCGCGCCGGAAATGATGCAGGAAGCCGTGATCGCGCACGAAGCCGATATCGGCATCGCGCTTGACGGCGATGCCGACCGCTTGATCGTGGCGGACGAACGCGGCAAGCGCGTGGACGGCGATCAGCTTATGGCGCTGATCGCACAATCATGGGCGAAGGTCGGACGGCTCAAGGGCAACGCCGTCGTGGCGACCGTGATGTCCAACCTCGGGCTCGAACGGTTCCTGAAACAACAGCAAATCGCGCTGCATCGCACCGCCGTGGGCGACAGGTACGTAACCGAACACATGCGCGCCAGCGGCTGCAATCTTGGCGGCGAACAATCGGGCCACATGATTCTAAGCGATTATTGCACCACCGGCGACGCGCTGATCGCGGCGCTGCAGGTTCTGGCCGTGATCCGGCAGGGCGGGCGCAAGGCCAGCGAAACGCTTAATCTTTTCAAGCCGTTGCCGCAAATATTGCATAACGTCGCCGCGCCGCCCGAAGTGCTGGAAATGCCCGCCGTGAAGCGCGCGATCGAAGCGGCGGAGGTGAAGCTGAACGGCAACGGACGCATCCTGATCCGCCGTTCGGGCACCGAACCTGTCGTGCGCGTGATGGCGGAAGGCGACGATGAAAAGCTTGTGCGCGCGCTGGTCGATGAACTTTCAGCCGTGATCGAAAAGGCTGCCTGA
- a CDS encoding cation/H(+) antiporter: MIIKEPPVTPDRKARPVEHTTSLTHFAIILAAAFIGGVVFQRLRQPMLVGYILVGVLFGPHVLGLVHGQESISLMAEVGILLLLFLAGMEIHLERFMSIARISLITCALQIAIGLAAMFLFGFFLDWPLSRSVLLGFALSLSSTAVALKIVEDMGLKATRQGETCTGILVAQDIAVIPMLLIIGAMNTHEGFNYIGIARLFIAVALIVVIMFVLLKRPRLLDWLWSKVRHIREDAVQRQGALMAMAFCFSAAALSGLLGLSAAYGAFLAGLALGQTRHSKRLEEQTKPIFEVMIMVFFLSIGLLIDLSFLKEHIISVLALVFFAMCMKTVANYLILHMQGMERQEAGRIGAVLAQIGEFSFVLAAMGLEVKTIDLDSYKYVVAVISLSLMATPLWLFSLQKMRLFQRVDVAILQGRRWWRRRNQLQ, from the coding sequence ATAATAATAAAAGAGCCGCCCGTAACCCCCGATAGGAAGGCCCGACCCGTGGAACACACCACCTCCCTGACGCATTTTGCCATCATTCTGGCGGCTGCGTTCATCGGCGGCGTCGTATTCCAGCGGCTGCGCCAGCCCATGCTGGTCGGCTACATCCTCGTCGGCGTGCTGTTCGGGCCGCATGTGCTCGGGCTCGTGCATGGGCAGGAAAGCATATCCCTGATGGCCGAGGTCGGCATCCTGCTGCTGCTTTTCCTCGCCGGCATGGAAATTCACCTCGAACGCTTCATGTCGATCGCGCGTATATCGCTGATCACCTGCGCGCTGCAAATCGCGATCGGCCTCGCGGCCATGTTCCTGTTCGGCTTCTTCCTCGATTGGCCGCTCAGCCGCTCCGTCCTGCTCGGTTTCGCTCTTTCGCTCAGCAGCACGGCGGTCGCGCTCAAGATCGTCGAGGATATGGGGCTCAAGGCCACGCGGCAGGGTGAAACCTGCACCGGCATTCTGGTGGCGCAGGATATAGCCGTGATCCCGATGCTGCTGATCATCGGCGCCATGAATACGCATGAAGGTTTCAATTATATCGGCATCGCCCGGCTGTTTATCGCGGTCGCGCTGATCGTCGTGATTATGTTCGTCCTTCTCAAACGTCCGCGCCTGCTCGATTGGCTGTGGAGCAAGGTCCGTCATATCCGCGAAGATGCGGTGCAACGTCAAGGCGCGTTGATGGCCATGGCCTTCTGTTTTTCCGCCGCCGCGCTTTCGGGCCTGCTCGGTCTTTCGGCCGCCTACGGCGCTTTCCTTGCCGGGCTGGCGCTCGGGCAAACGCGGCACAGCAAGCGCCTCGAAGAACAGACCAAGCCGATCTTCGAAGTCATGATCATGGTGTTCTTCCTCTCGATCGGGCTTTTGATCGATCTTTCGTTCCTAAAAGAACATATTATCAGCGTGCTGGCACTGGTGTTCTTTGCGATGTGCATGAAGACGGTGGCGAACTATCTGATCCTGCATATGCAGGGCATGGAGCGGCAGGAAGCGGGCAGGATAGGCGCGGTGCTGGCGCAGATAGGCGAATTTTCCTTCGTGCTCGCCGCCATGGGGCTTGAGGTCAAGACCATCGACCTCGACAGTTACAAATACGTCGTCGCCGTCATATCGCTCAGCCTGATGGCGACGCCGCTCTGGCTTTTCAGCTTGCAGAAAATGCGCCTGTTCCAGCGCGTTGACGTCGCCATCCTGCAAGGCCGCCGCTGGTGGCGCAGGCGCAACCAGCTGCAATAA
- the hflB gene encoding ATP-dependent zinc metalloprotease FtsH has translation MNQFGKNLALWVVIGLLIFALFDVFQSSSSTPAASSVPFSDFLTRVEEGMVTDATIKGNVVTFHIRDAATPASTYLPPDANIVDRLIAKNVKVNAVADEKDIPTFWGVLLSWFPMLLLIGVWIFFMRQMQSGSGRAMGFGKSRARLLTEKTGKVTFEDVAGVDEAKQELQEVVEFLKDPQKFQRLGGKIPKGVLLVGPPGTGKTLIARAVAGEANVPFFTISGSDFVEMFVGVGASRVRDMFEQGKKNAPCIIFIDEIDAVGRHRGAGLGGGNDEREQTLNQLLVEMDGFEANEGVILIAATNRPDVLDPALLRPGRFDRQVVVPNPDITGREKILKVHMRKIPLAADVEPRVIARGTPGFSGADLQNLVNEAALMAARANKTQVGMIEFEAAKDKVMMGAERRSMVMTEKEKELTAYHEAGHALVILHVPQHDPLHKVTIIPRGRALGVTMHLPERDKLSMSKLELESRLAVMFGGRIAEEIIFGPENVTTGAGNDIQQATGIARRMVTEYGMSEKLGRVRYNPNEQEVFLGHSVTQTQNVSEATSKIIDDEVRRLIEEGERTARTVLTTHTDGLHTLAKALLEYETLSGDEVKALLAGKSIRQDDDTPPAPEPATPGKRTSVPVAKDEKEAGSFPPGSQPQGA, from the coding sequence TTGAACCAGTTTGGCAAAAACCTGGCGCTTTGGGTTGTCATCGGCTTGCTGATATTCGCGCTGTTCGACGTTTTCCAAAGCTCGTCCTCCACGCCCGCCGCCAGCAGCGTTCCCTTTTCCGATTTTCTCACGCGGGTCGAAGAAGGCATGGTTACCGACGCGACCATCAAAGGCAATGTGGTCACCTTCCATATCCGCGATGCCGCCACGCCGGCATCCACCTATCTGCCGCCTGACGCCAATATCGTTGACCGGCTGATCGCCAAGAACGTCAAGGTCAATGCTGTGGCGGATGAAAAGGATATTCCGACATTCTGGGGCGTTCTGCTTTCCTGGTTCCCGATGCTGCTTCTGATCGGCGTCTGGATTTTCTTCATGCGCCAGATGCAATCAGGCAGCGGTCGCGCCATGGGTTTTGGCAAAAGCCGCGCCCGCTTGCTGACCGAAAAAACCGGCAAGGTCACGTTCGAAGATGTCGCGGGCGTGGACGAAGCCAAGCAGGAGCTGCAGGAAGTCGTGGAATTCCTGAAGGACCCGCAAAAATTCCAGCGTCTGGGCGGCAAGATACCCAAGGGCGTGCTGCTGGTCGGCCCGCCGGGCACCGGCAAAACGCTGATCGCGCGCGCGGTGGCGGGCGAAGCGAATGTGCCGTTTTTCACCATTTCCGGTTCGGACTTCGTTGAAATGTTTGTCGGCGTCGGCGCCAGCCGCGTGCGCGACATGTTCGAACAGGGCAAGAAAAACGCGCCCTGCATCATCTTCATCGACGAAATCGACGCCGTCGGCCGCCATCGCGGCGCAGGGCTTGGCGGCGGCAACGATGAGCGCGAACAGACGCTCAACCAGCTGCTGGTCGAAATGGACGGGTTCGAGGCCAACGAAGGCGTGATTTTAATCGCGGCCACCAACCGGCCCGACGTGCTCGATCCCGCCCTGCTCCGCCCGGGCCGCTTTGACCGCCAGGTGGTGGTGCCCAACCCGGATATCACCGGGCGCGAAAAAATCCTTAAGGTCCATATGCGCAAGATCCCGCTTGCCGCCGATGTCGAACCGCGCGTGATCGCGCGCGGCACGCCCGGCTTTTCCGGCGCCGATCTGCAAAACCTTGTGAACGAAGCGGCGCTGATGGCCGCCCGCGCCAACAAAACGCAGGTTGGCATGATCGAGTTCGAGGCGGCGAAGGACAAGGTCATGATGGGCGCCGAGCGGCGTTCGATGGTCATGACCGAGAAGGAAAAGGAACTGACGGCGTACCACGAAGCCGGGCACGCGCTCGTGATCCTGCATGTGCCGCAACATGACCCGCTGCACAAGGTCACCATCATCCCGCGCGGGCGGGCGCTTGGTGTCACCATGCATCTGCCGGAGCGCGACAAGCTGAGCATGAGCAAGCTCGAGCTCGAATCCCGCCTCGCCGTCATGTTCGGCGGTCGCATCGCCGAGGAAATCATCTTCGGCCCCGAAAACGTCACCACCGGCGCGGGCAACGATATCCAGCAAGCCACCGGCATCGCCCGCCGCATGGTCACGGAATACGGCATGTCGGAAAAGCTTGGCCGCGTGCGCTACAACCCGAACGAACAGGAAGTGTTCCTCGGCCATTCGGTAACGCAGACACAGAATGTTTCCGAAGCCACATCCAAGATCATCGACGACGAAGTGCGCCGTTTGATCGAGGAAGGCGAACGTACCGCCCGCACGGTCCTGACGACGCATACGGACGGGCTGCATACGCTCGCCAAGGCGCTGCTGGAATACGAAACGCTTTCGGGCGACGAGGTTAAGGCCTTGCTGGCCGGTAAATCGATCCGGCAGGATGACGACACCCCGCCCGCGCCGGAACCTGCAACGCCGGGCAAGCGCACCTCCGTTCCCGTGGCAAAAGACGAAAAGGAAGCCGGCAGCTTCCCGCCCGGAAGCCAGCCGCAAGGCGCGTAA
- the tilS gene encoding tRNA lysidine(34) synthetase TilS: MFKTLKQEAPRTARPLDAAELALMLPVQPGKRIAVAVSGGPDSMALALLLRDWARAYGRRVTALIVDHRLRPESAGEAARVGAWLGAAGVENEILVWEHGGVTRAIQENARVARYRLLLEACHRHGITDLLLAHHAGDQAETLLMRLAKGTGIDGLAGMRAATKLGGINLLRPLLDVPKERLIATCEAHGQDYVTDPGNNSGRFARGRLRGAMQALAAEGLDIDRLRGLAARAASASDALSHYTQELLARCAAVDAAGCATLDIAAMRTAPLEIQLRALSAMLQLVAGKDGYGPKHEPLLAAWRGLLAEDEAARTLHGCELHACNGMLTILREPAAINDRQGISGGETIVWDGRFTVTLHDSEAPEGLIVGPLGTQPHAQLDEIAPGLRKAVARGKARAALPALWRDGDLWAVPLPGKEAKNISVSASFVR, translated from the coding sequence ATGTTCAAAACGCTTAAACAGGAAGCCCCCCGAACCGCCCGGCCGCTCGATGCGGCCGAACTCGCGCTTATGCTGCCCGTACAACCCGGCAAGCGCATCGCTGTCGCGGTTTCCGGTGGGCCGGACAGCATGGCGCTTGCGCTGCTGCTACGCGATTGGGCACGGGCCTACGGCAGGCGCGTGACCGCGCTTATTGTCGATCATCGTCTGCGCCCCGAAAGCGCCGGGGAAGCGGCGCGCGTCGGCGCATGGCTTGGCGCGGCCGGGGTGGAAAATGAAATCCTTGTCTGGGAACATGGCGGCGTGACGCGCGCGATACAGGAAAACGCGCGCGTGGCGCGCTACCGCCTGCTGCTCGAAGCCTGCCACCGTCATGGCATTACCGACCTTCTGCTCGCGCACCATGCGGGCGATCAGGCCGAAACGCTTCTGATGCGCCTTGCAAAGGGCACGGGCATCGACGGGCTTGCTGGCATGCGCGCGGCAACGAAGCTTGGCGGCATCAATCTTCTGCGCCCCTTGCTCGATGTGCCGAAAGAACGGCTGATCGCGACTTGCGAAGCCCATGGGCAGGACTATGTGACCGACCCCGGCAACAACAGCGGGCGTTTCGCGCGCGGACGGCTGCGCGGCGCGATGCAGGCACTGGCCGCCGAAGGGCTGGATATAGACAGGCTGCGCGGCCTTGCCGCACGCGCCGCAAGCGCGAGCGATGCGCTTTCCCATTACACGCAGGAATTGCTTGCGCGCTGCGCTGCGGTCGATGCCGCAGGTTGCGCCACGCTCGATATCGCCGCGATGCGCACGGCACCGCTTGAAATCCAGCTTCGGGCGCTGTCTGCCATGCTGCAGCTTGTTGCGGGCAAGGACGGGTATGGCCCCAAGCACGAACCGTTGCTGGCGGCTTGGCGCGGGCTGCTTGCCGAAGACGAAGCGGCGCGCACGCTGCATGGCTGCGAACTGCACGCATGCAACGGCATGCTGACGATTTTGCGCGAACCCGCCGCGATCAACGACAGGCAGGGCATCAGCGGCGGCGAAACCATCGTATGGGATGGCCGCTTTACCGTGACGCTGCATGACAGCGAAGCGCCCGAAGGGCTTATCGTCGGGCCGCTCGGCACGCAGCCGCATGCACAGCTTGATGAAATCGCGCCCGGTTTGCGCAAGGCCGTTGCACGCGGCAAGGCGCGCGCGGCGCTGCCCGCGCTGTGGCGCGACGGCGATTTATGGGCGGTTCCTCTGCCGGGAAAGGAAGCAAAAAATATTTCCGTTTCGGCCTCCTTTGTCCGCTGA
- the ybgF gene encoding tol-pal system protein YbgF translates to MLACMEALRPCRRRCFTAAIMPSPKPRTRRAAGNKDRPLHRSQACHNVVAPCYPAPRNAAGLNMQSFRPLTLSALALWLVALPAQAQNNDAYSPATAAASVFETRISDLEAQLRAMTGKVEQLEFANRQMRQQLERQQSDSEMRLSTLEKQASIRANLDASASAQDASEILAGSPPPQAGASAINLNGQRPTQNNLTQSSNDGTPQEQYDRAFSLLRQANYDDAEIAFKAFISNNSEDKLVDNAKYWLAETFYVRSKFQDAAVAFAESYQAAPTGVKAPDSLLKLAMSLSALKNTKDACTTLNELGTKFPNASGSVKNRAEQERQRLKCGQASVAKKKNG, encoded by the coding sequence ATGCTTGCATGTATGGAAGCCTTGCGGCCATGCCGGCGCCGCTGCTTTACGGCGGCTATCATGCCCTCGCCAAAACCCCGGACGCGCCGCGCGGCTGGCAATAAAGACCGCCCATTGCATCGGTCGCAAGCGTGCCATAATGTTGTGGCACCTTGTTATCCCGCTCCCCGCAACGCCGCAGGCCTGAACATGCAGTCTTTTCGTCCCCTCACCCTTTCCGCACTCGCCCTCTGGCTCGTCGCCCTGCCGGCGCAGGCACAGAACAACGATGCTTATTCCCCTGCCACCGCCGCCGCGTCGGTTTTCGAAACGCGCATTTCCGACCTTGAAGCCCAGTTGCGCGCGATGACCGGAAAGGTCGAACAGCTGGAATTCGCAAACCGCCAGATGCGCCAGCAGCTTGAACGCCAGCAATCGGATTCCGAAATGCGCCTTAGCACGCTTGAAAAGCAGGCGAGCATCCGCGCCAACCTCGATGCCAGCGCAAGCGCGCAGGACGCCAGCGAAATTCTGGCCGGCAGCCCGCCGCCGCAAGCCGGCGCGTCCGCCATCAATCTCAACGGCCAGCGTCCGACCCAGAACAATCTTACGCAATCCTCGAACGACGGCACACCGCAAGAACAGTATGACAGGGCCTTCAGCCTTTTGCGGCAAGCGAATTACGACGACGCCGAAATCGCATTCAAGGCCTTCATCAGCAACAATTCCGAAGACAAGCTGGTCGATAACGCCAAATACTGGCTGGCCGAAACCTTTTACGTCCGCAGCAAATTTCAGGACGCCGCCGTCGCCTTCGCCGAAAGCTATCAGGCTGCGCCCACCGGCGTGAAGGCGCCGGACAGCCTGTTGAAGCTGGCAATGTCGCTTTCCGCGCTCAAGAACACCAAGGACGCCTGCACCACGCTGAACGAGCTTGGCACCAAATTCCCGAACGCTTCGGGCAGCGTCAAGAACCGCGCCGAACAGGAACGCCAGCGCCTGAAGTGCGGGCAGGCTTCTGTCGCAAAGAAAAAGAACGGCTAG
- the pal gene encoding peptidoglycan-associated lipoprotein Pal gives MFKKVLCLTAAVMLVAACESGPDGSGLAGGAGAGGAARPGTQEDLVVNVGDRVFFAVDRSDLTSEAKATLGRQATWLKKYSSLSVTIEGHCDERGTREYNLALGERRASAAKNYLIAAGVDASRVQTISYGKERPAVLGSNEASWAQNRRSVTVVSSR, from the coding sequence ATGTTTAAGAAAGTTCTTTGCCTGACGGCGGCTGTCATGCTGGTTGCAGCGTGCGAATCCGGTCCCGATGGTAGCGGTCTTGCCGGCGGCGCAGGTGCCGGCGGTGCCGCACGTCCCGGTACCCAGGAAGACCTGGTTGTTAATGTTGGCGACCGCGTGTTTTTCGCCGTTGACCGTTCCGACCTGACCAGCGAAGCCAAGGCGACACTCGGTCGTCAGGCAACCTGGCTGAAGAAGTACAGCAGCCTCAGCGTCACGATCGAAGGCCATTGCGACGAACGCGGCACGCGTGAGTACAACCTTGCGCTCGGTGAACGCCGCGCCTCGGCCGCCAAGAACTATCTGATCGCTGCAGGCGTCGATGCCAGCCGCGTTCAGACCATTTCTTACGGCAAGGAACGTCCGGCCGTGCTCGGCTCGAACGAAGCCTCGTGGGCACAGAATCGCCGTTCCGTCACGGTTGTCAGCAGCCGCTAA